In one window of Pseudoalteromonas espejiana DSM 9414 DNA:
- a CDS encoding chorismate mutase, giving the protein MTIDVLNALRHDINEIDSDLLVLLAKRRRISHGVVEYKIANNKPIRDEARELALLEKLIGYGKSLGLDAYYVNNVFQTILEDSVLHQQAMLQKNLNPDALSETHRVTYLGGQGSYSQLACHKYFSRRPGKLVEIGCTSFDEITGKVENGQADFGLLPIENTSSGSINEVFDLLQHAQVSIVGEVTHSVEHCLLANPGTQLSQLTKLFAHPQPFAQCSRFLQGLGDLQHETCDSTSSALQSALNTPNSAAIGSAQAGKNVGLEVIKSNLANQSENHSRFIVVARKPLQASKQIPTKTSLIMATKQQAGSLADALMVFKQHQINLVKLESRPVPGNPWEEVFYVDLEANLADSQVQHALEELKEHTQYVRVLGCYQSESLQAVSVNT; this is encoded by the coding sequence ATGACCATCGACGTTTTAAACGCGCTCAGACACGACATTAATGAAATAGATTCTGATTTATTAGTGTTATTAGCCAAACGCCGCCGCATAAGCCACGGCGTAGTAGAATATAAAATTGCTAATAACAAACCCATTCGTGATGAAGCTCGCGAACTAGCCTTACTAGAAAAGTTAATAGGTTATGGTAAGTCGCTTGGCTTAGATGCTTATTATGTCAATAATGTTTTTCAGACCATTTTGGAAGACTCTGTACTGCATCAGCAAGCAATGCTGCAAAAAAACCTTAATCCAGATGCACTAAGCGAAACACATCGCGTTACTTATTTAGGCGGGCAAGGCTCTTATAGCCAGCTCGCGTGTCATAAATACTTTAGTCGTCGCCCTGGTAAACTGGTTGAAATTGGTTGTACATCGTTTGATGAAATAACGGGTAAAGTAGAAAATGGACAAGCTGACTTTGGTTTACTCCCAATAGAGAATACAAGTTCGGGCAGTATTAACGAGGTATTTGATTTATTACAACATGCTCAAGTTTCTATTGTTGGCGAAGTGACTCACAGTGTAGAGCATTGCCTACTCGCAAACCCAGGTACTCAACTAAGCCAACTAACTAAGTTATTTGCACACCCACAGCCTTTTGCACAATGCAGCCGTTTTTTACAAGGTTTAGGGGATTTACAACACGAAACCTGTGATTCAACATCGAGTGCTCTTCAATCTGCATTAAATACCCCTAACAGTGCCGCTATTGGCTCTGCACAAGCAGGCAAAAACGTCGGCCTTGAAGTAATTAAATCAAACCTTGCTAATCAAAGCGAAAACCACAGCCGCTTTATTGTTGTTGCCCGTAAGCCTTTACAAGCATCAAAACAAATACCTACTAAAACAAGCCTAATAATGGCCACAAAGCAACAAGCAGGCTCGCTTGCCGATGCGTTAATGGTGTTTAAGCAGCACCAAATAAACTTGGTTAAACTTGAGTCTCGCCCAGTGCCTGGTAACCCGTGGGAAGAGGTGTTTTATGTTGATTTAGAAGCAAACCTTGCAGATAGCCAAGTTCAGCATGCCTTAGAAGAGTTAAAAGAGCATACTCAATATGTGCGCGTTTTAGGCTGTTATCAAAGTGAATCTTTACAAGCTGTGAGTGTTAATACCTAA
- a CDS encoding bifunctional diguanylate cyclase/phosphodiesterase has product MVYRRPPSRFGLNSLSVKLSLLISAICLIAGVCAAALMLKSEEKQLVFEEHEILKSSTELLIRQFNALIKTKSSIAEQANNVVSEQLFSKNSAMNLSNKTQLQFNSDGTIRSASSDGLSAAFLPQQHYSPFYKRLFNNSESLWRVISPTLIHDFFNFYMITKDDFIRVSPPNWALNAPAELSGSNGATFKYVQSDLNPSREPVWSKVYYDKVWHKWVISLLVPLYVDNEFLGVTGSDIDLNTLISFLPVGDKEKHLLVFDKKGQLLAHPSLNPALQADYGSNNKTITTNEFVNPQLQSIINEAITMKLPEYANSFVQNDEAHIINIRKIDKLDWYIGVYKKRSSTLSALQDLKLKFFGLFVLYAVLVALLLHQALYQLVLRRIHTLVHAVTGFGKGQLLTEFPPENKDEIGTLNGSFKDMTVEIRKLIDGLNQRITEKEIAEKAANRLSKAVAFSGTGVVITDENFVIEYVNPKMLEMTGFPESHFNRAPLLNIIASEMAILVEDINIDLRSRNYWRGDTLIQGNDKQPIWVSLSVSPIREEGGEITSYVASAQDISFVKESQRKMEQLAYFDTLTGLANRTFFRMQLRKSMALAERGHYAFALFYFDLDEFKRINDTLGHDAGDQLLNEVANRLKTRLRAEDTIARLGGDEFAVLLSGIESQEHASDVANTIQKTLNVPIKLGNNEVIVSASIGITMAPYDSLEEDQLLKHADLAMYEAKAKGRNTYHFYSQELNAAANERLFIENELRHAIKEQQFEVYYQPQIDSSTQHVVGYEALLRWFHPMEGLISPTKFIPIAEATGLIVELGEWVLEQSCQFAVRLAEQGRDNNVSINLSARQFKDANLVPMLSSIIKQTDVSAKRLHLELTESMLMGNVEAAITQLHELKALGISISIDDFGTGYSSLSYLKRFPVDILKIDRSFVKDIPEDPNDMEITAAIIAMAQKLNLDVVAEGVESVEQIKFLQNNNCYIVQGFYYSKPIPERELPALYEKLSSQHQALITK; this is encoded by the coding sequence GTGGTGTATAGACGCCCTCCATCGCGTTTTGGATTAAATTCATTAAGTGTGAAGCTTTCATTGCTTATATCTGCAATTTGTTTAATTGCAGGCGTATGCGCTGCCGCGCTAATGCTCAAATCTGAAGAAAAACAGTTAGTTTTTGAAGAGCATGAAATACTTAAAAGCTCTACAGAATTACTAATACGTCAGTTTAATGCGTTAATAAAAACCAAATCTAGTATTGCAGAGCAAGCCAATAATGTTGTTTCTGAGCAGTTGTTTAGTAAAAACTCTGCTATGAACTTAAGCAATAAAACCCAGCTGCAATTTAATAGTGATGGCACCATTAGAAGCGCCTCAAGCGATGGGCTTTCAGCCGCCTTTTTACCCCAACAACATTATTCACCTTTTTATAAACGGTTATTTAATAACTCCGAGTCGTTATGGCGGGTTATTTCTCCTACTTTGATCCATGATTTTTTTAATTTTTACATGATCACTAAAGACGACTTCATACGTGTCTCTCCCCCTAATTGGGCATTAAACGCACCTGCTGAGTTAAGCGGCTCAAATGGGGCAACATTTAAGTATGTTCAAAGCGACTTAAACCCAAGCAGAGAACCAGTTTGGTCCAAAGTATATTACGATAAGGTTTGGCATAAATGGGTTATTAGCTTATTAGTTCCTTTATACGTAGATAACGAATTTTTAGGTGTAACAGGCAGTGATATTGATTTAAATACCCTTATTTCATTTTTACCCGTGGGTGATAAAGAAAAACATTTATTGGTATTTGATAAAAAAGGCCAGCTACTGGCCCACCCGAGCCTAAACCCTGCATTACAAGCTGATTATGGCAGTAATAATAAAACAATTACCACCAACGAGTTTGTTAATCCGCAGCTGCAATCAATTATCAATGAAGCCATTACGATGAAATTACCTGAATATGCCAATTCGTTTGTTCAAAATGATGAAGCGCATATTATTAATATTCGTAAAATTGATAAGCTAGATTGGTACATAGGGGTGTATAAAAAACGCTCATCAACGTTATCTGCTTTACAAGATTTAAAGCTTAAGTTTTTTGGCCTGTTTGTACTTTATGCTGTGTTAGTAGCCTTGTTATTACACCAAGCGCTTTATCAATTAGTGCTTCGAAGAATTCATACATTAGTGCATGCAGTAACTGGGTTTGGTAAAGGCCAGTTATTAACTGAGTTCCCGCCAGAAAATAAAGACGAAATTGGCACGCTTAACGGCTCATTTAAAGATATGACCGTAGAGATTCGCAAGCTCATTGATGGGTTAAACCAACGAATCACTGAAAAAGAAATAGCCGAAAAAGCAGCTAACAGACTTTCTAAAGCGGTGGCGTTTTCGGGGACTGGTGTGGTCATCACCGATGAAAATTTTGTAATTGAGTACGTTAACCCTAAAATGCTTGAGATGACAGGGTTCCCTGAAAGCCATTTTAACCGCGCGCCTTTACTCAATATTATTGCTTCAGAAATGGCTATATTAGTTGAAGATATAAATATTGATTTACGCAGTAGAAATTACTGGCGTGGCGATACATTAATTCAAGGCAATGACAAACAGCCAATTTGGGTATCGTTGAGTGTTTCACCGATTCGAGAAGAAGGTGGTGAAATAACAAGCTATGTAGCGTCTGCGCAAGATATTTCGTTTGTAAAAGAAAGTCAGCGCAAAATGGAGCAGCTCGCTTATTTCGACACTTTAACTGGCTTGGCTAACCGTACATTTTTTAGAATGCAATTGCGCAAATCAATGGCCCTTGCTGAGCGCGGACACTATGCCTTTGCACTGTTTTATTTTGATTTAGATGAGTTTAAACGTATTAACGATACCTTGGGACACGATGCTGGCGATCAGTTACTGAACGAGGTTGCTAATAGGCTTAAAACACGTCTACGCGCCGAAGATACCATAGCTCGCTTAGGTGGTGATGAATTTGCCGTGCTATTAAGTGGTATTGAAAGCCAAGAGCATGCCAGCGACGTTGCTAATACCATTCAAAAAACGCTAAATGTCCCCATCAAACTTGGTAATAATGAAGTTATTGTAAGTGCCAGTATTGGTATTACGATGGCGCCTTACGACAGTCTTGAGGAAGATCAGCTTCTAAAACATGCTGATTTAGCAATGTACGAAGCTAAAGCTAAAGGGCGTAACACCTATCATTTTTATAGCCAAGAGCTAAACGCAGCGGCTAATGAGCGATTATTTATTGAAAACGAGTTGCGCCATGCAATTAAAGAGCAGCAATTTGAAGTGTATTATCAGCCGCAAATCGACTCGTCAACTCAGCACGTAGTAGGCTATGAGGCACTACTGCGTTGGTTCCACCCAATGGAAGGGCTTATTTCGCCAACTAAGTTTATTCCAATAGCTGAGGCTACAGGGCTTATTGTTGAACTTGGGGAGTGGGTGCTTGAGCAATCGTGTCAGTTTGCAGTGCGTTTAGCTGAGCAAGGTCGCGATAATAATGTTTCTATTAACCTTTCTGCGCGCCAGTTTAAAGATGCCAATTTGGTCCCTATGTTAAGCAGTATTATTAAGCAAACAGACGTGAGTGCTAAACGATTGCACTTAGAGCTTACCGAAAGCATGCTGATGGGCAACGTAGAGGCAGCAATAACGCAGCTGCATGAGCTCAAGGCGTTAGGGATTTCTATTTCAATCGATGATTTTGGTACTGGTTATTCTTCATTAAGTTATTTAAAACGATTCCCGGTCGACATATTAAAAATTGACCGCTCATTTGTAAAAGATATTCCAGAAGATCCAAATGACATGGAAATAACCGCTGCAATCATTGCAATGGCACAAAAGCTTAATTTAGATGTTGTTGCAGAAGGAGTTGAATCGGTAGAGCAAATTAAATTTTTACAAAATAATAATTGTTATATTGTACAAGGCTTCTATTACAGCAAGCCTATTCCAGAGCGTGAATTGCCCGCTTTATATGAAAAGCTGAGCAGCCAACATCAAGCGCTTATAACCAAATAA
- a CDS encoding stress response translation initiation inhibitor YciH yields the protein MSDNRLVYSTDMGRISEPKVDQEPAGKVFKDGFIRIERQTKGRKGKGVMLVVGIDSKEHDFKKLAKTIKSKMGQGGAVKEGVIEVQGDDRDKLKAILETLKFKVKIAGG from the coding sequence ATGAGTGATAACCGCTTAGTATATTCAACCGATATGGGCCGCATTAGCGAGCCAAAAGTTGATCAAGAACCTGCTGGCAAAGTATTTAAAGACGGCTTTATTCGTATTGAACGCCAAACTAAAGGTCGTAAGGGTAAAGGCGTAATGCTTGTTGTTGGCATTGACTCAAAAGAGCACGATTTTAAAAAGCTAGCGAAAACCATTAAAAGTAAAATGGGCCAAGGCGGCGCAGTTAAAGAAGGCGTTATTGAGGTGCAAGGCGACGATAGAGATAAACTAAAAGCAATTTTAGAAACGCTTAAATTTAAAGTAAAAATAGCGGGTGGTTAA
- a CDS encoding STAS domain-containing protein gives MSLTKSLSVDGSTLTIQIKGKFDFNLVQSFRQAYAQIEPNTNKVIIDLRETDYMDSSALGMLLNMKKTIESQVQTIEISNCQPQLKKILQISRFDKKFDIN, from the coding sequence ATGAGTTTAACAAAAAGTTTATCAGTCGATGGAAGTACACTAACGATACAAATTAAAGGCAAATTTGACTTTAATTTAGTTCAGTCGTTTCGCCAAGCGTATGCGCAAATAGAACCAAACACAAATAAGGTGATTATTGATTTAAGAGAAACCGATTACATGGATAGCTCTGCATTGGGCATGTTATTAAACATGAAAAAAACAATAGAAAGCCAAGTGCAAACTATCGAAATTAGTAACTGCCAGCCACAACTTAAAAAAATTCTACAAATATCACGTTTTGATAAAAAGTTTGATATTAACTAA
- a CDS encoding fused response regulator/phosphatase: protein MTHVLIVDDQALNRILLEKMLVEENYKISIAFNGLEALEILEKEAIDIVLLDVLMPVMDGFEAAKQIKQRYNDVYLPIIFITSLEDQGSFERCLEVGGDDFIQKPFEKVILHAKIKAHSRTRELSKKAHQQNKLLEYHRNQIEREHEIIEHIFSNSLENQDKFKDHLDFSLSPASMFNGDMFLVAQSPIGNLYCMLGDFTGHGLAAAIGALPASRVFYTMVQKGMAVNDIASEINILLHNLLPEHMFCAATIVELSASGKSITAWLGGLPDAYLIDCNGEVKQTLESQHMALGILDSDEFEYELINLEVNKHTRLVLSTDGIIETNNDDDIFYGEQRFLTALKSKSMISSQDVIDNVNMFANGSEQLDDLSLVLLNCLSLTPEPEAKEAYSNLAFNFSLSLNAQQIKNSDPVYDVVNVLSSVDGLKSHRSNIFLLLSEAYNNALDHGVLGLDSEIKKQDDGFFKYYELREQALSEMKEAMIIIDMRYCPDTLCLYFIICDSGRGFTNGASTRTELNAEFGRGLSLLEEVAEKVTYNASGNQVELCYKLL from the coding sequence ATGACACACGTACTTATTGTTGACGACCAAGCGTTAAATCGAATTTTACTCGAAAAAATGCTAGTTGAAGAAAACTATAAAATATCCATCGCTTTTAATGGTCTAGAAGCCCTAGAAATATTAGAAAAAGAAGCAATAGATATTGTGTTACTTGATGTACTTATGCCCGTAATGGACGGGTTTGAGGCTGCAAAGCAAATTAAGCAACGCTATAACGATGTTTACCTGCCAATTATTTTTATTACCTCCCTTGAAGACCAAGGCAGTTTTGAACGCTGCTTAGAGGTTGGGGGGGATGACTTTATTCAAAAGCCATTCGAAAAAGTTATTCTGCATGCAAAAATAAAAGCCCATAGCCGTACTCGAGAATTAAGTAAAAAAGCACATCAACAAAATAAGCTACTGGAATATCACCGTAACCAAATTGAGCGTGAACACGAAATAATAGAGCATATTTTTAGCAACTCGCTGGAAAACCAAGATAAGTTTAAAGACCACTTAGACTTTAGCTTATCACCGGCGTCTATGTTTAATGGCGATATGTTTTTAGTTGCACAAAGCCCTATTGGTAACTTGTATTGCATGCTGGGAGATTTTACTGGGCACGGCCTTGCTGCTGCTATAGGTGCACTGCCAGCATCAAGAGTTTTTTATACCATGGTGCAAAAAGGGATGGCGGTAAATGATATTGCCTCCGAAATAAACATATTACTGCACAACTTATTGCCTGAGCATATGTTTTGCGCTGCAACGATTGTAGAGCTCAGTGCATCAGGTAAAAGTATCACTGCTTGGCTAGGCGGTTTACCAGACGCCTATTTGATTGATTGCAACGGTGAAGTTAAACAAACCCTTGAATCACAACATATGGCACTGGGTATATTAGATAGCGATGAGTTTGAATATGAGTTAATTAATTTAGAGGTAAATAAACACACACGGCTAGTGCTCTCAACAGATGGAATAATTGAAACAAATAACGATGATGATATTTTTTACGGCGAGCAGCGCTTTTTAACAGCGCTAAAAAGTAAAAGTATGATTAGTAGTCAAGATGTTATCGATAATGTAAACATGTTTGCTAACGGCAGCGAGCAGCTAGACGATTTAAGTTTAGTACTCCTTAATTGTTTGTCACTCACACCGGAGCCAGAAGCTAAAGAAGCCTACTCTAACTTAGCGTTTAATTTTTCCCTTAGCTTAAATGCACAGCAAATTAAAAATTCTGACCCTGTTTACGATGTAGTTAATGTACTAAGTAGTGTAGATGGCTTAAAGTCGCATCGCTCAAACATATTTTTACTTTTGTCTGAGGCTTATAACAACGCGCTTGATCATGGCGTACTGGGGCTCGACTCTGAAATTAAAAAACAAGACGATGGCTTTTTTAAATATTACGAATTAAGAGAGCAAGCGTTAAGTGAAATGAAAGAAGCGATGATCATCATTGATATGCGTTATTGCCCAGACACATTGTGCTTATATTTTATTATTTGTGACTCAGGCAGAGGGTTTACCAACGGTGCTTCAACACGTACTGAGCTTAATGCCGAATTTGGTCGTGGCTTATCTTTGCTTGAAGAAGTCGCAGAAAAAGTTACCTACAACGCCAGCGGAAACCAAGTTGAATTGTGTTACAAATTGCTGTAG
- a CDS encoding GAF domain-containing protein has translation MISSYLNVAQLDLDPQLIAKELELLEQYIASSQLPSVRWEYQIPELGEGGACSLFGYLQDEPFKLSDYVATHSQNEHKLANLQNIVNYIQQQTQVDWYGIYQATDTSEGAQLLKLAYHGAPSRPLFPLTEAFAAGSNNVQVALSKQGRVINNVENYLASGGEYYTCDPKVKSETCLPLFNTQNECVGIVDAEAFNNDFFDSRTLAILVACCIKIPHFLV, from the coding sequence ATGATTTCTTCTTACCTTAATGTTGCGCAATTAGATTTAGACCCACAACTAATCGCCAAAGAGCTTGAGCTGCTAGAGCAGTATATTGCTAGCAGCCAGTTGCCGTCTGTACGTTGGGAATATCAAATTCCAGAGCTGGGCGAGGGTGGTGCATGTAGCTTATTTGGTTATTTACAAGACGAACCATTTAAACTTAGTGACTACGTTGCTACACACTCACAAAACGAGCATAAATTAGCAAACCTACAAAATATAGTTAATTACATACAGCAGCAAACGCAAGTTGATTGGTACGGCATTTACCAAGCAACAGATACAAGCGAGGGTGCGCAGCTATTAAAGCTCGCCTATCATGGTGCGCCGAGTCGACCATTATTCCCACTTACCGAAGCATTTGCTGCTGGCAGCAATAATGTACAGGTGGCGCTATCTAAACAAGGCCGTGTAATTAACAATGTTGAAAATTATTTAGCATCGGGTGGCGAGTACTATACGTGCGACCCAAAGGTAAAATCTGAGACCTGTTTACCGCTATTTAATACGCAAAATGAGTGTGTAGGTATTGTTGATGCTGAGGCATTTAATAATGACTTTTTTGACAGTCGCACACTGGCTATATTAGTTGCTTGCTGCATTAAAATTCCTCACTTTCTAGTGTAA
- a CDS encoding amino acid aminotransferase produces the protein MFSELKPLPTDPILGLMAAYKQDTNPNKIDLGVGVYKDEQGNTPVLKAVKKAEAFRLENETSKSYIGLAGNLDYCQKMENLLLGEHQALLANRVRTAQAPGGTGALRVAAEFIKRCNKDATVWVTTPTWANHISLFEAAGLNVKEYPYYDYENKDLLFDDMINTLKKVPKGDIVLLHACCHNPSGMDLNETQWNTVAQLAKEVGFTPLIDIAYQGFGASLEEDARGLRILADAVEELIICSSCSKNFGLYRERIGACSIIAKDAATADISNSVLLSVVRSIYSMPPAHGADIVNTILSSTELTQMWHSELDEMRNRINGLRSLIKESLAAKEIAQDFSFIERQHGMFSFLGINKEQIARLQKEYGIYIVGSSRVNVAGISDTNIEYFANAVADVCK, from the coding sequence ATGTTCTCAGAATTAAAACCATTACCAACAGATCCTATTCTTGGCCTTATGGCAGCCTATAAACAAGATACAAACCCTAATAAGATTGATTTAGGTGTAGGTGTCTATAAAGATGAGCAAGGCAATACGCCGGTATTAAAAGCGGTAAAAAAAGCTGAAGCATTTCGTTTAGAAAACGAAACAAGCAAATCTTACATTGGTTTAGCGGGTAACTTAGACTACTGTCAAAAAATGGAAAACCTTTTGCTAGGCGAGCACCAAGCGCTTTTAGCAAACCGCGTACGTACAGCGCAAGCGCCAGGTGGCACAGGTGCACTTCGTGTAGCAGCAGAGTTTATTAAGCGTTGTAATAAAGATGCAACAGTGTGGGTAACTACGCCAACTTGGGCTAACCATATCAGCTTATTTGAAGCGGCTGGCTTAAACGTTAAAGAATACCCTTACTACGATTACGAAAACAAAGATTTATTGTTTGATGACATGATCAACACCCTTAAGAAAGTGCCAAAGGGTGACATTGTTTTACTTCATGCATGTTGTCATAACCCAAGTGGTATGGACTTAAACGAAACGCAGTGGAATACCGTTGCGCAGCTTGCTAAAGAAGTTGGTTTTACACCACTTATTGATATTGCATACCAAGGCTTTGGTGCATCACTTGAAGAAGATGCGCGCGGTTTACGTATTTTGGCTGATGCAGTAGAAGAGCTTATTATTTGTTCTTCATGTTCTAAAAACTTTGGTCTGTACCGCGAGCGTATTGGCGCGTGTTCTATTATTGCAAAAGACGCTGCTACAGCCGATATCTCTAACTCAGTATTATTAAGTGTTGTACGCAGCATTTACTCTATGCCGCCAGCGCACGGTGCCGATATTGTAAATACAATTTTAAGCAGTACTGAGCTTACTCAAATGTGGCACAGCGAGCTTGATGAAATGCGTAACCGCATTAATGGCCTGCGTAGCCTAATTAAAGAAAGCTTAGCGGCAAAAGAAATTGCACAAGACTTCTCATTTATTGAGCGCCAACATGGCATGTTTTCTTTCTTAGGTATTAATAAAGAGCAAATTGCTCGCCTTCAAAAAGAGTACGGTATTTATATTGTTGGTTCTAGCCGTGTAAACGTAGCCGGTATTAGCGATACAAATATTGAGTACTTTGCAAACGCTGTGGCTGACGTTTGTAAATAA
- a CDS encoding Tim44 domain-containing protein: protein MKNFIVIFSLLALLCTASFDAQARKKFGSSKRGKTPTTQQTAQKQKADTAAQAPGAKAKSNKKGIMAGVLGGLLAGGLIAAMLGDNFEGFQLLEMILLAGAAFIIFKLIMGFIRAKQSPQLAGSNMGQNAFKQAPPEQPLNNGFAQQSTSAEQVPYNLPPNFDVNGFLQGARSHYHTLQVAWNNADYTTMAEYLSPELAQEFKAEREAIESVDTEVMFIDAELVRADTTASAWQVSVRFKGKYRDLGDKKEEPILEIWHLERSTTNDAPWLIVGVEDLIES from the coding sequence ATGAAGAACTTCATCGTTATATTTTCATTACTAGCACTACTTTGCACCGCTAGTTTTGATGCACAGGCACGTAAAAAGTTTGGTAGTAGCAAACGCGGTAAAACACCAACAACTCAGCAAACCGCACAAAAGCAAAAAGCCGACACTGCAGCACAAGCCCCGGGCGCAAAAGCTAAGTCAAACAAAAAGGGAATTATGGCTGGGGTATTAGGCGGACTTTTAGCCGGTGGGTTAATTGCAGCAATGTTAGGTGATAATTTTGAAGGTTTTCAGTTGTTAGAAATGATTTTATTAGCAGGGGCTGCGTTTATTATATTTAAGCTGATTATGGGCTTTATACGCGCTAAACAATCTCCGCAACTTGCTGGTAGTAATATGGGGCAAAATGCGTTTAAACAAGCTCCACCTGAGCAGCCGCTTAATAATGGTTTTGCTCAGCAAAGTACAAGCGCAGAACAAGTACCTTATAACTTACCACCTAATTTTGACGTAAATGGCTTTCTACAAGGTGCACGTAGCCACTACCATACGCTACAAGTAGCGTGGAACAATGCCGATTATACAACAATGGCCGAATACCTAAGCCCAGAGTTAGCACAAGAATTTAAAGCAGAACGCGAAGCGATTGAAAGTGTAGACACTGAAGTTATGTTTATAGATGCAGAACTTGTACGCGCCGATACAACAGCGAGTGCTTGGCAAGTAAGTGTTCGCTTTAAAGGTAAGTACCGTGATTTAGGTGATAAAAAAGAAGAGCCAATTTTAGAAATTTGGCACCTTGAGCGCTCAACAACAAATGATGCTCCATGGTTGATTGTTGGTGTTGAAGACTTAATTGAAAGCTAA
- a CDS encoding DUF3379 family protein → MDELEFRRRTIAQPNDLEKELLEFAKESSERQSFINDMKDFDKQIQDALDVPVPDNLAERILLNTSLKEKALQEEQAAGKNVVDARSRFKLDRVHLALAASFFVAIGAFFFSTEQHIAHEAGEHALTHVYHEISALDKTDAISLQSVNDKLALLGAHIEELPGKITYAMFCDFKGEKGLHLIFESDFGPMTVFIVPSENQSFGFGADDFHDERFAGHINRGSRADTILVANTGAPINVYNERVTGAIRWL, encoded by the coding sequence ATGGATGAACTTGAGTTTCGTCGCCGCACTATTGCGCAGCCAAACGATTTAGAAAAGGAGCTTTTAGAATTTGCGAAAGAAAGCTCAGAGAGACAAAGCTTTATTAACGATATGAAAGATTTTGATAAACAAATTCAAGACGCGTTAGATGTACCCGTGCCTGACAACCTTGCGGAACGAATTCTTTTAAATACCTCTTTAAAAGAAAAAGCACTGCAAGAAGAACAAGCAGCCGGTAAAAATGTAGTAGATGCCCGCTCGCGTTTTAAGCTTGACCGTGTGCATTTAGCGCTTGCCGCTTCTTTTTTTGTAGCTATTGGCGCATTCTTTTTTAGCACTGAACAACACATTGCTCATGAGGCTGGTGAACATGCTTTAACCCATGTTTATCACGAAATCAGTGCGCTTGATAAAACCGATGCAATTAGCTTACAAAGTGTAAACGATAAGCTAGCCTTGCTAGGTGCGCATATTGAAGAGCTGCCGGGTAAAATTACGTATGCAATGTTTTGCGACTTTAAAGGTGAAAAAGGCTTACACCTTATTTTTGAGTCAGACTTTGGCCCTATGACGGTGTTTATTGTGCCTTCAGAAAATCAATCATTTGGCTTTGGCGCTGATGATTTTCATGATGAGCGCTTTGCAGGACACATAAATAGAGGCTCAAGAGCAGATACCATTTTGGTTGCCAATACCGGTGCACCCATTAATGTTTATAATGAACGCGTAACCGGTGCAATACGCTGGCTATAG
- a CDS encoding sigma-70 family RNA polymerase sigma factor — protein sequence MLGKKKSNNQVLVDMAEKQKRYEALVHVYNKELYRFAYWLCRDPHIADDLVQETFLRAWRSLDSLLDQKAAKPWLLTILRRENARRFERKQFDYSDVENDTLVDETSHSLDDEMEQTVIQRQIALLSDEYREPLLLQVVMGCSGEEIAEILDLNKNTVMTRLYRARNQLKEALSRDDEQLKGASK from the coding sequence ATGCTTGGAAAGAAAAAATCAAATAATCAGGTCTTAGTTGATATGGCAGAGAAACAAAAGCGTTATGAAGCCTTGGTGCATGTATACAATAAGGAGCTTTACCGCTTTGCTTATTGGTTATGCCGTGATCCACACATAGCAGATGACTTAGTACAAGAAACGTTTTTGCGTGCATGGCGCTCGCTCGACTCACTTTTAGATCAAAAAGCAGCTAAACCTTGGCTACTAACTATTTTACGCAGAGAAAACGCCCGTCGTTTTGAACGTAAACAGTTTGATTATAGCGATGTTGAAAACGACACCCTTGTTGATGAAACAAGTCACTCGTTAGATGATGAAATGGAACAAACAGTTATACAACGCCAAATTGCGCTGCTATCAGATGAATACAGAGAGCCATTACTACTTCAGGTAGTAATGGGTTGCTCTGGTGAGGAAATAGCAGAGATCCTTGATTTAAATAAAAACACGGTTATGACTCGATTGTACCGTGCCAGAAACCAACTTAAAGAGGCTTTAAGCCGTGATGATGAACAACTTAAAGGGGCATCAAAATAA